The Oryza sativa Japonica Group chromosome 11, ASM3414082v1 DNA window CGAGACAGGCTCAACACCAATGCAAACAGGGTTCTTAAAAAATGGGATTCCAACCCACACTGTATGACCTGCCCAGCTATTGAAACATCAAATCACATCATTCTTCGTTGCAAATTAGCAGGGGAAGTCTGGAAGAAGCTCAACCTATATGAGACAGCCGTGCGCAGCTCTAACATACAAGATTTTGTGGAATCAATCCTGGACACCTTGCCAGAACACCAGAAACCGGGATGGCCTGCATGCTTTGCTGCTTGTTCGCACGGTCTCTGGAAAGCACGCAACCAGCTGATCTTCAAGCTCACGGAAACAAGCGTTGCATACATCCTGCATCGAATCAGAGAAAGTCTCCAATTATGGGTTCATCGCTTAAAGCCTAGCCTTCGCGAACACCTCAACACTTGGGCAGACAAGCTTAGCTAGGTTTCCTTTTTATTcctgtatttttatttttatttttattcctgtgttttgttctttcttcttccttttcttctcctttccttctttttttatctttctttctctttatcCTTCCTCTCTGTTCCCCCCCCTGTATAATCTCTTGCCAGCCACTGGCTTTGTCACTTTTATGACCACCATTAATACAATGGAAACAAGGTAGAGTCTCTCTACCTtttgcgtcaaaaaaaaaaagtagcttTCATCTTATGTTTGCAGCTGAATACAGTGATGAAACTTACGTTCTGAACAGCCAACACCTTATAATCCAAATTTAACCCACATCTCATGTTTCTGATTTGGAGGGAAGATacactcctcttttttttttcatttatcttattatCACACCACATTACAATTTATTATGTACTATTTACAGATAGCAGCATATGACCAACAgcactaagttttttttttcctttttcactttttttcaaACGGAATTTTATTTGCAGAGAATTTAATTGACGACACACTTCACCTGCTGGTTCAGAATGGcgcgccgcgccatcgccggcggccgccggcgcaaCCGCCTGCGCCGCTCAGGTGCTCGCGTTGAGCATCGCGCCgcaaccgccgccaccgcagccgccgccacagccTGAACCGCAGCCACCGGACTTGGCATGTCCAACGGTGGAGCTTTCCATGGCCACGCCGCCACCACagcctccgccgcagccgccggacTTGACATGGACAGCCTTGGAGCTTTCCATGACCATGCCGCCGCCACAACCGccaccacagccgccgccgcagcctgaGCCGCATCCGCCGGACTTGACATGGCCAGCCTTGGAGCTTTCCatggccacgccgccaccgcagcctccaccacagccgccgccgcagcctgaGCCGCACCCGCCGGACTTGACATGGCCAGCCTTGGAGGCTTCCATGACCATGCCaccgccacagccgccgccacagccgccgccgcagcctgaGCCACAACCTGCACACTTCGCATGGACATCATCCTTGGAGCTCTCGACGGCCAtggcgccgcacccgccgccgccacagccacCACCGCAGCCCGAGCCACATCCACCGGACTTGCCATGGCCGCCGACGCCAGCCTTGGTGGCCTCAACGACCTTGGCAACaccgccgccacagccgccgccgcatcccgagCCGCACCCAGCCGACTctgcctggccgccgccgccgccgcttgccgcgaCAGCCTTGCATCGCGCGGCCTTGCATCTCGCGGCGGCCACCACCTTGTCGCCTGCCATGTTACTGTCGCACGCCGTGCCGCAAGTGCCGCAGTTAGCAGGAGCAGCCACCGTCTCGGCTGACATCGCCATGGCAGCAGTGTCGGGCTCAGAGATCGCGCCTTTCTGAGCAATGGCGCCACCGATGAGCTTCGAGCCGTCTTCGACATTGATGTCTTGGAACAGGAACGACATCACGATCCAAGGAAGCAGAAACCAATCCTCATTTacctgggaaaaaaaaagaaggcaagaACAATGCAACAGGTATAAGCAAActgaaaattttgtaaaatgtaCAAAAGCAAACTGAAAACTTTGTAAATGAAAGTTGACGTGTACataaactgaaaaaaaatgtaaaagatAAGGGTTGAAGTGTACCATTATCAGCTCAGATTTGGTGTCAAGCAATGCAACTGCTTTGCCATATGGATGTTCAGCAGAGAACTTCACAGCAGTAATAGCTGAAGCATTCTCCTCTGCGTGATTGTTGCAGCACTTCCGTTGAAATTCTAGCCTCTTTCCCTGGTAGAGTTTGATCTGGTTTGTTCAAAGAAGACTTAGATCATTCTTTTCGAGACaaggacacacacacacatatatagtaGATTTATGTGTGCAGGTAATGTATTAGCATCACTTACCGTTTTGTTGTCACATTTGAGCTCAAGTATAGAGCCATCCTTGCTTGGTTTCATGTCATTAGTGATGCATAAGTTAGAGTTGCTCAGTGACCACTTGTTGTCCACGAACTCTGCTAGCTTAAATGGTTTCTTTGATGACTTTGTTACTCCGACCAACTCCCGAGCGACAACCATGCCGTTCTTTGCCTTCTGATCCCTGAGATGAAGGCGAGTCAGTACTCATTAGCAAGAAGGATTTGATACAAAGAGTACCATTAATCAATCAAAAGATCCTAAAAAGGTAAACTAAAAACTAGTGCTTAAGTGCTTCAACAATTTTAGATTTGATTTATGAAATGGTTAACTGTATCCACATAAGTTGAAGTGTTGAACATCAGCTCCAATCGCAAACAGAACATTTTGTAAATGTATTCAATGGCATTTGAAATGAATACACATAAATACCATAAATGCTTTCCATGCTGTTACTAGTGAGAAAGTGTTAGtccatttcttttattttgaatGAAAGAATTAATCTGAAGAAGTATCAAGGAGGGCAGAAAATCACCTAATTTGAAGACGGATAAGTTCAGTATTGCAATCATACACAAAGTGAGTCCAGCAGCTCATCTTTTGATCCTTGATGGAATTCGGTGACAGAAAACTCTTAAGAGAGAAAGGTTCTGTCCTGATCATGCTAAGAACCTGCTGAGCCTTCACTGGGACAGTGGAAGAGGCAGCAACTCGAAGGCTGACGATAGGTGAACTGGCATGCCCATCATGAGGTTTCAATTCAAACCACCTCTCAAAGGAGAGCTTGGAATCAGACCATGTAAACTCTTGAAGAGGGATAGAAATCTTCCCAATCTTTTTGGGTTTCTTCGATGATGATTCCCGATCAACCAGTACTGTTAGAATGAGTTCACCAGTAGGCTCACATTGGATACTGGCTCCAATCGACTTCCCTGTTTTTGTAGAGATATCCAGCCTGCCACCATCACTGATGAACATGTCTGGTTGATTCTTTGTGAACCATATGTACACATTTTCCTTTGGAATTGCAGGTGGCAAGTTCTTGATGTCCACAATTTGCAAGAATAACTGCAGAAGACCAAAAGATTTTAAGTCAATAAATAATTTCAGTAGAAGAATCTTTGTAAAACAACTGCTGAATTCAGGTTCTGGATATGATGTTCCACATTAGTTATACTTTCAGAAACAACAGTTGTCAGTATAGCATTCTACACTTCAAACCATATTGTCAAACAGCTCCTTTATATAGGCCCTTAACACCATCCCCATTACCATACAGGAGTCTGTAAAAAGGAAAAACCACCATACTTCTGTGGCTTTGATTCAAGGATAATAATGTGTTGTGAGAGTATCATACCTCTATAACTGTTGTTTCAAGAATGGTAATTTGCGACTCAGCTTTGCCAACACTAAATTCACCATCCACCTCACTAATAAACATCTGAGGATTGGATGTCACAGGAGACGGCAAGTTGCCACGGTACATAGCACCAGCCTTCCAGTATCTTGCACCAAAGGCATTCTCAAACTGTTTGGTAGTCCCTGAAAATCCAGTATCGAGCTTCTTTCCTTCTGATCGATCGTCATCGGTGTCATCATGCTCCAGAACTCGTCCAATGAGCTTCAGCATATCATGGCAGTAGGTAGCAGGATGCAGTTGGTGAGTGTGCCAGATGACATCCACATCATAGGTTGGCACGCGAAAGAGCTTCATTTTGTTCTCCTGATTCGTCTTGATCAGGTACAAGAATCCTTTGTACCGAGCTAAAGCTTCTTCCAGAAATCGCTGATCATGCATAGTTGGTGTGTCAACCTGATATAAACAAGGTAAATTTCTGAGTACATCTCACATTTGCTTATGTATGGATCATCATTGACAAAATTTAGATAAATTAACATTTAACACCTGTACTACTTTTCAGTTCATAATAATGATATGATGGTTCAACTGAATGTTGAAGAATGATGTTTTGGATTTTATGATTCAGTCAGTAGTACTGTACTACTTTTATTATATGACAGTGAAGAATATTTCTGTAACTAGTACCTGGTAGAAGAAAGAAGACTGTCTCTTAACAGCTGCGACCAAATCATAAGAAATGTCCTCTGCAGCTCCAGCATTTGCATAAATTGAGTTGTCAGAAGAGCTTGTGTACTCCAGCTCAAAGGGCTCCTTAGGATATTGCTCAGCCCAAACCTTCTCAGACTGGTGCTTGGATTCTGCTCTAATCGAAGACTGAACATTGCTATTGTCGAGTATTCTGCCATACAATCTCTTGCAGTCCTTTAAGTATTGTACCTGAAAGATTCACATTTTGAGGATTACTTCTCTGCATAGCATGACCAGAAACATTACATGATGCTTTAGACATAGATATTTCAAAATAGTTGACTTAATTTTATCATCCAGTTCCTGGAGAAGATCAGTACCGGGTTAAGCCGATGGCAGTGCCATATCCATTCGCAATCAAGAGGAACAACTAAAGGCCCATCTACAACAGCAGCCTGAGTGTGCTTGGAAAGGAGAGGAAGCCAGCATGATTTGTACCTAAAATAACAGCAAAAAcagaatttaaaaaaatctcaGAACAGTAATCACAGATCTGAATAGAGATTCATCCATAACTGCAACTGCAACATGACAATGACTTAATGCCTAAACATCTCATAATGATACCCAGAAAAGAAAGTTACTCCATCCATTATTCCAACCTGATAGAGACATTGATGCAATAGTCACTTTCTTCTGCGTTAAGTTTCTAGACAAGACCAAAAACTAGCATAGTGGCAACTGGCAAGAGATTTTACTCCACTTCTCATCTACAATTTGACCATACCATTTCACATCACCACCCAAGTTCCCATTTTACCCAAGGCATATAGGTTGGTTAAACAATGTCAATTGCAAAGGAGAAATATCTCATAGACTGACATGGAGAACACTCCTAATATATCCCACAGTACTAAAAggtgaacagaaaaaaaaaagtcaacttGATGATTATTCCTCTGTCCTACAATTGTCAATTTGATTAATATTCTATCCTGTAAAAGAGTTCATCGAAGTTGGGCACAAGTTCCCCAGAATTTTCCATCTCAAGATACCCTAGAAATTCATCCATGAGCCCCCCAGCAAACACGATTGACTTCTTTTCATCACCtagaaaaaaatgattaatatcCTATCCTGCAAGTCAGCATTTCATCGAAGTTGCGCACAAATTTCACGGAATTTTCCATCTCTAGATGCCCTAGAAATTCATCTAGCAACCACACCAAACAAGATTAACCCCTgacaaggagaaaaaaaaaaacaagaatctCTCCTAATGTTCTTGAAATCCCAAGAAGAAGATATGGTGTTCATCCACCGTACCTGTGGATGGCCCTCTCGAGCAGCGGCCCCTCGTAGAGC harbors:
- the LOC4350947 gene encoding glycine-rich domain-containing protein 1, which gives rise to MDGEQEARWLAAQGVAVGADMVAAALRQLEFLAAVDRRRWLYEGPLLERAIHRYKSCWLPLLSKHTQAAVVDGPLVVPLDCEWIWHCHRLNPVQYLKDCKRLYGRILDNSNVQSSIRAESKHQSEKVWAEQYPKEPFELEYTSSSDNSIYANAGAAEDISYDLVAAVKRQSSFFYQVDTPTMHDQRFLEEALARYKGFLYLIKTNQENKMKLFRVPTYDVDVIWHTHQLHPATYCHDMLKLIGRVLEHDDTDDDRSEGKKLDTGFSGTTKQFENAFGARYWKAGAMYRGNLPSPVTSNPQMFISEVDGEFSVGKAESQITILETTVIELFLQIVDIKNLPPAIPKENVYIWFTKNQPDMFISDGGRLDISTKTGKSIGASIQCEPTGELILTVLVDRESSSKKPKKIGKISIPLQEFTWSDSKLSFERWFELKPHDGHASSPIVSLRVAASSTVPVKAQQVLSMIRTEPFSLKSFLSPNSIKDQKMSCWTHFVYDCNTELIRLQIRDQKAKNGMVVARELVGVTKSSKKPFKLAEFVDNKWSLSNSNLCITNDMKPSKDGSILELKCDNKTIKLYQGKRLEFQRKCCNNHAEENASAITAVKFSAEHPYGKAVALLDTKSELIMVNEDWFLLPWIVMSFLFQDINVEDGSKLIGGAIAQKGAISEPDTAAMAMSAETVAAPANCGTCGTACDSNMAGDKVVAAARCKAARCKAVAASGGGGGQAESAGCGSGCGGGCGGGVAKVVEATKAGVGGHGKSGGCGSGCGGGCGGGGCGAMAVESSKDDVHAKCAGCGSGCGGGCGGGCGGGMVMEASKAGHVKSGGCGSGCGGGCGGGCGGGVAMESSKAGHVKSGGCGSGCGGGCGGGCGGGMVMESSKAVHVKSGGCGGGCGGGVAMESSTVGHAKSGGCGSGCGGGCGGGGCGAMLNAST